The Centroberyx gerrardi isolate f3 chromosome 7, fCenGer3.hap1.cur.20231027, whole genome shotgun sequence genome contains a region encoding:
- the lpar2a gene encoding lysophosphatidic acid receptor 2a has protein sequence MAMESSVWNACDYSHNVSFFYQLVGKNISEVWTSRDFLVIGLGLTVCLIVVLANLLVMVAIFMNRRFHFPIYYLLGNMAAADLFAGIAYANLMLNTGPWTGRLTKEQWFVRGALIDISLTASVANLLAVAVERHQTIVTMQLHSKMTKRRVVLLIVCIWAVGIAMGLLPSMFWNCECDLQDCSTIAPLYSRRFLIFWAVLNLLTFFIMVAVYARIFVYVRRQSRYTSQHTSEMSHSQTVVNLMKTISMVLGAFVICWTPGLMTLLLDGVLGKDSHAHAYEKFCLVIAECNSLVNPIIYTLRDTEMRRTFKWILCCLCRRRAGGPRETSPVQFDSPQPEENIGCVQKSEDKAMCMPQHTNDKADSWTMPVV, from the exons ATGGCCATGGAAAGCAGTGTCTGGAACGCCTGCGACTACAGCCACAACGTGTCCTTCTTCTACCAGCTGGTGGGTAAGAACATCAGCGAAGTGTGGACGTCCCGGGACTTCCTGGTGATCGGCCTGGGCTTGACGGTGTGCCTCATAGTGGTCCTGGCCAACCTGCTGGTGATGGTAGCCATCTTCATGAACCGGCGCTTCCACTTCCCCATCTACTACCTCCTGGGCAACATGGCTGCGGCGGACCTGTTTGCGGGCATCGCCTACGCCAACCTGATGCTGAACACGGGCCCCTGGACCGGCAGGCTCACCAAGGAGCAGTGGTTCGTTCGCGGGGCTTTGATCGACATCAGCCTGACGGCCTCCGTGGCCAACCTGCTGGCCGTGGCCGTGGAGCGCCACCAGACCATCGTCACCATGCAGCTGCACAGCAAGATGACCAAGCGGCGCGTGGTGCTGCTGATCGTCTGCATCTGGGCCGTGGGCATCGCCATGGGCCTGCTGCCCTCCATGTTCTGGAACTGCGAGTGCGACCTGCAGGACTGCTCCACCATCGCCCCGCTCTACAGCCGCCGCTTCCTCATCTTCTGGGCGGTCCTCAACCTGCTCACCTTCTTCATCATGGTGGCCGTGTACGCTCGCATCTTTGTCTACGTGAGGCGCCAGAGCCGCTACACGTCCCAGCACACCTCGGAGATGAGCCACAGCCAGACTGTTGTCAACCTGATGAAAACCATCTCCATGGTGCTGG GGGCCTTTGTGATCTGCTGGACTCCCGGCCTCATGACTCTCCTGCTGGACGGGGTGCTGGGCAAAGACAGCCACGCCCACGCCTACGAGAAGTTCTGCCTGGTGATAGCCGAGTGCAACTCCCTGGTCAACCCCATCATCTACACCCTGCGGGACACGGAGATGCGGAGGACGTTCAAGTGGATCCTGTGCTGCCTGTGCAGGAGGCGTGCGGGCGGGCCGAGGGAGACCTCTCCTGTCCAGTTTGACTCACCGCAGCCAGAG GAAAACATTGGCTGTGTCCAGAAGTCAGAAGACAAGGCCATGTGTATGCCACAGCACACAAACGATAAGGCAGACAGTTGGACAATGCCAGTGGTATGA